The Rhododendron vialii isolate Sample 1 chromosome 5a, ASM3025357v1 genome contains a region encoding:
- the LOC131325245 gene encoding toMV resistant protein Tm-2 netted virescent-like, whose protein sequence is MAEAAILGVIAKISGEIAVNRIIKESSRLSRVREDLIWIETEMRRIQSYLEDAEAKQFRTKGVSNFIREIQDLAYDVEDIIDTYFAKISLMSRTRWKRLLDFRNMRIAHGFVKEVEGIRKRVEDIKNSRQTFGIDECSRSCEEDTRDPRQSFPHLDEPNVVGFDDLIKILVHKVLDEDSHHRVVSIVGFPGLGKTTLARKVYNSAWQSKVYNSHRQRFDCAAWICVSERPNEKGLLRDIAGQVGLEKEKMEHNVETNLYEFLSRKRYVIVIDDIWHTRAWDALKIGLPTNSENGSRIVLTSRHTDVGVHVGGPNSVLKLEPLNQETSRRLFYKLIVGDLQNICQTQDPPQLEKIGEQILEKCGGVPLAIVLAAGLLKLRERSETAWKGVLEDMGQDNDQCAEIFALSYNDLPLNLKPCFLYFGIFPEDREVEAFDLINLWAAEGFIRGNRVREVEEVGDDYLNHLIARNLIQVVERRYNGRVRSVRIHDILHNLCIRVANEINFFNIHRDEINCNTTLKLRRVAIHCSDTDHYPALYPKTSSLRAMFCFDRQYPWNSKAHKNLLGDSKFLRVLSVEKGNDVPRSLLTKITNLRQLTYLKLRSPIMVVELPFAISNLKSLLTLDLRELWGVYLPNVIWSMKQLRHLLLPNFGYVPSLCRVNFDVSHPVEISLSNLQTLQGLPGDHFKADWLHKITNLRTLRVNRVNKDIIGVLSHGAPVSHKLEELFLVSGVLPLLETASLNLVRYDNLFELRILDVKLNDLSHDKLPPNLTKLTLSGTRLRKNPTEALKKLQKLKFLELLSYSFLGKVLVFSGEPGYFPQLEVLKIKDLPNLERVVVKEEGLPRLRDFMILDCSAETLLPDRVRNAMRTN, encoded by the coding sequence ATGGCAGAGGCTGCTATTCTGGGCGTAATTGCCAAGATTTCTGGAGAAATAGCTGTTAATCGAATCATCAAAGAAAGTTCTCGCTTGTCTCGCGTGAGAGAAGACCTCATTTGGATTGAAACTGAGATGAGACGCATTCAATCCTACTTAGAAGATGCTGAGGCCAAGCAATTCAGGACAAAAGGAGTATCCAACTTCATACGTGAAATTCAGGACCTTGCTTATGATGTGGAGGACATCATTGACACATATTTTGCCAAGATAAGCTTGATGAGTAGGACCCGGTGGAAGAGGCTTCTTGACTTCAGAAACATGAGAATCGCTCATGGCTTTGTTAAAGAGGTTGAAGGCATCAGAAAAAGGGTCGAGGATATCAAAAATTCTCGGCAAACTTTTGGAATCGATGAATGCAGCCGCAGCTGTGAAGAAGATACACGGGATCCAAGACAATCTTTCCCTCACCTTGATGAACCAAATGTTGTTGGTTTCGACGATCTGATCAAAATTCTGGTGCACAAAGTCCTCGACGAGGATTCGCATCATCGTGTGGTGTCTATTGTTGGCTTTCCCGGTCTGGGAAAGACAACTCTTGCGAGGAAAGTTTATAACTCTGCTTGGCAATCAAAAGTTTACAACTCTCATCGACAGCGTTTTGACTGCGCAGCATGGATTTGTGTTTCTGAGAGACCAAACGAAAAAGGGCTTTTGCGAGACATCGCAGGGCAGGTGGGCttggagaaggagaagatggagCATAACGTCGAGACCAATCTATACGAATTCTTGAGCAGGAAAAGGTATGTGATAGTGATAGATGATATATGGCATACCAGGGCGTGGGATGCTTTAAAGATTGGCCTTCCTACGAATTCTGAGAATGGGAGTCGAATAGTACTCACTTCTCGGCATACAGACGTAGGTGTACATGTAGGCGGGCCGAACTCTGTACTTAAGCTGGAACCCCTGAATCAGGAAACCAGTAGGAGACTCTTCTACAAACTTATTGTAGGTGATCTACAAAATATTTGCCAAACACAAGATCCCCCGCAACTAGAGAAAATTGGTGagcaaatattagaaaaatgcGGTGGTGTGCCACTAGCAATTGTACTAGCGGCAGGTTTGctaaaattaagagagagatcAGAAACTGCATGGAAAGGGGTATTAGAGGATATGGGTCAAGATAATGACCAATGCGCCGAAATCTTTGCCTTAAGTTACAATGATTTGCCGCTTAATCTCAAACCCTGCTTTCTATACTTTGGAATTTTTCCGGAGGATCGTGAAGTTGAGGCATTCGATTTGATTAATTTATGGGCAGCCGAGGGGTTTATAAGAGGTAATAGAGTGAGAGAGGTTGAGGAAGTGGGAGATGACTACCTAAATCACTTGATAGCGAGAAACCTGATTCAAGTTGTTGAAAGGAGGTACAATGGAAGGGTTAGAAGTGTCCGAATTCATGATATTTTGCACAATCTTTGCATTCGGGTGGCTAAcgagattaatttttttaacattcatAGAGACGAGATCAATTGTAACACTACATTGAAGTTACGTAGAGTCGCTATCCATTGCAGTGACACCGATCACTACCCTGCTTTGTATCCGAAAACTTCCAGCCTTCGTGctatgttttgttttgatcgTCAGTACCCGTGGAATAGTAAGGCTCATAAAAATCTTCTTGGGGATTCAAAATTTCTTCGAGTGCTTAGTGTTGAGAAGGGGAACGATGTACCAAGGTCCCTTCTAACTAAGATTACCAATTTAAGGCAATTGACTTATCTTAAATTGAGATCCCCAATTATGGTTGTAGAACTTCCTTTTGCCATAAGCAATTTAAAAAGTTTGCTAACCTTGGATCTTAGAGAATTATGGGGGGTCTACCTTCCAAATGTTATTTGGAGTATGAAGCAATTAAGACACCTTCTCTTACCAAACTTCGGCTACGTTCCTTCACTTTGTCGGGTCAACTTTGATGTGTCCCATCCTGTTGAAATTTCATTATCAAATCTCCAGACCTTACAAGGGCTGCCTGGTGACCATTTCAAGGCAGATTGGTTGCACAAAATTACCAATTTGAGAACATTGCGGGTCAATAGGGTGAATAAGGATATCATTGGGGTACTTTCGCATGGGGCACCTGTATCACACAAGCTTGAAGAGCTGTTCTTAGTCAGCGGCGTATTGCCTTTGCTGGAAACTGCTTCTCTAAATTTGGTTCGCTATGATAATCTATTTGAGCTGCGTATTTTGGATGTAAAGCTGAATGATTTGTCGCATGATAAACTGcctccaaacctcaccaaacttACCCTTTCCGGGACACGCTTGAGGAAGAACCCAACAGAGGCTCTAAAGAAACTACAGAAACTAAAGTTCCTTGAATTGCTCAGCTATTCATTCTTGGGGAAGGTACTAGTTTTCTCTGGAGAACCTGGTTACTTTCCTCAACTCGAAGTATTGAAGATTAAAGACTTGCCCAATTTGGAGAGGGTGGTAGTTAAGGAAGAAGGACTGCCAAGACTAAGGGATTTTATGATCCTTGATTGCAGTGCAGAAACACTACTTCCTGATAGAGTGAGAAACGCAATGAGGACCAACTAA